One region of Oxalobacteraceae bacterium OTU3CAMAD1 genomic DNA includes:
- a CDS encoding AAA family ATPase, giving the protein MYTHFFNLKQSPFSIAPDPRYLFMSERHREALAHLLYGIGSGGGFVLLTGEIGAGKTTVCRCFMEQIPENCKLGYIFNPKLSVEELLLSICDEFGIELPPQGAGAVSVKGYVDAINAYLLASHAQAKNNVLIIDEAQNLSAEVLEQLRLLTNLETSERKLLQIILIGQPELRTMLARPELEQLAQRVIARYHLGSLTEAETGAYIEHRLAVAGASAIAPFPRRLMGLVHSLAKGVPRRINLLCDRALLGAYVENQPQVTRVILRRAASEVFSGQEVAPGALLASSAGRRWPLVAAGALGGVIISAVLWQLAAHDAKPGMQSARAASATPSAAGGAAVAVPKAGAQAPALAPAASLPSAANAMPAALPAAAPAEGASKAAALRQLAGMWGLALVDGDPCPTAARLNLRCLQTKGGIDDLRLLDRPAVLTLRDDPVAPNYVLLTALDKRNATITPPGGAPQTIGLDALGARFGGEFTTFWRAPRSWRDEVTVGDHGPDVDWLAKRLSQLYELKKPQENQPLDAALRSRLTEFQTEQHLKADGVAGPKTFIRLYQLGGVQEPRLLARAGKADAVAGK; this is encoded by the coding sequence ATGTACACCCACTTTTTCAATCTGAAGCAATCGCCGTTTTCCATCGCGCCCGATCCGCGCTACCTGTTCATGAGCGAACGCCACCGCGAGGCGCTGGCCCATCTGCTGTACGGCATCGGCAGCGGCGGCGGTTTCGTGCTGCTGACGGGGGAGATCGGCGCCGGCAAGACCACCGTGTGCCGCTGCTTCATGGAGCAGATCCCGGAGAACTGCAAGCTGGGCTATATCTTCAATCCCAAGCTGTCGGTGGAGGAACTGTTGCTGTCGATCTGCGACGAGTTCGGCATCGAGCTGCCGCCGCAGGGCGCCGGCGCCGTCAGCGTCAAGGGCTATGTCGACGCGATCAACGCCTATCTGCTGGCCAGCCACGCGCAGGCAAAGAACAATGTGCTCATCATCGACGAGGCGCAGAACCTGTCGGCCGAGGTGCTGGAGCAGTTGCGCCTGCTGACGAATCTGGAAACGAGCGAGCGCAAGCTGCTGCAAATCATCCTGATCGGCCAGCCCGAGCTGCGCACGATGCTGGCGCGGCCGGAACTGGAACAGTTGGCGCAGCGCGTCATCGCCCGCTATCACCTGGGCTCCTTGACCGAGGCCGAAACCGGCGCCTATATCGAGCACCGGCTGGCGGTGGCCGGCGCGTCGGCGATCGCGCCGTTTCCGCGTCGCCTGATGGGGCTGGTGCACAGTCTGGCGAAAGGCGTGCCGCGCCGTATCAACCTGCTGTGCGACCGGGCGCTGCTGGGCGCGTATGTCGAGAACCAGCCGCAGGTGACGCGCGTCATCTTGCGCCGCGCGGCGTCGGAGGTGTTTTCAGGGCAGGAAGTGGCGCCGGGCGCGTTGCTTGCCTCCTCGGCCGGGCGGCGCTGGCCGCTGGTGGCGGCCGGCGCGCTCGGTGGCGTGATCATCAGCGCGGTGCTGTGGCAGTTGGCGGCGCACGACGCCAAGCCGGGCATGCAGAGTGCCCGGGCCGCTTCGGCGACGCCGTCGGCAGCCGGTGGCGCCGCTGTCGCCGTGCCGAAGGCGGGTGCGCAGGCGCCCGCGCTTGCACCGGCCGCGTCCTTGCCCTCCGCGGCCAACGCGATGCCAGCAGCCTTGCCGGCGGCCGCGCCGGCCGAAGGCGCGAGCAAGGCGGCGGCGTTGCGCCAGCTCGCCGGCATGTGGGGGCTGGCGCTGGTCGACGGCGATCCCTGTCCGACGGCGGCGCGCCTGAACCTGCGTTGCCTGCAAACCAAAGGCGGCATCGACGATCTGCGCCTGCTGGACCGTCCGGCGGTGCTGACCCTGCGCGACGATCCCGTCGCGCCCAACTATGTGTTGTTGACCGCGCTCGATAAACGCAACGCGACCATCACGCCCCCTGGTGGTGCGCCCCAGACCATCGGCCTGGATGCGCTGGGCGCGCGCTTCGGCGGCGAGTTCACCACGTTCTGGCGGGCGCCACGCAGTTGGCGCGACGAGGTAACCGTCGGCGATCATGGACCGGATGTGGACTGGCTGGCCAAGCGCTTGTCGCAACTGTACGAGCTGAAAAAGCCGCAGGAAAACCAACCGTTGGACGCGGCGCTGCGCAGCCGTCTGACCGAGTTCCAGACCGAGCAGCATCTCAAGGCGGACGGCGTGGCCGGTCCGAAAACTTTCATCCGACTGTATCAGTTGGGCGGCGTACAGGAGCCACGTCTGCTGGCCCGTGCCGGCAAGGCCGACGCCGTGGCAGGGAAATAA